One segment of Leguminivora glycinivorella isolate SPB_JAAS2020 chromosome 12, LegGlyc_1.1, whole genome shotgun sequence DNA contains the following:
- the LOC125231650 gene encoding LOW QUALITY PROTEIN: uncharacterized protein LOC125231650 (The sequence of the model RefSeq protein was modified relative to this genomic sequence to represent the inferred CDS: inserted 1 base in 1 codon) — translation MSDLQATFEFSVELYKFYNVDLFQRGLYQVRVGLRVSPKIPVHIEASVSSGNGAARTGRPAANASLIGGLAASRXLQIMYRNEEVTLRDIVHFRAHLLVDSRNLKDSLERAEWSLGVELWCSEGAQSSTLAPVSCRVLKLHFQPAQGLHYHLPVLFDYFHLSAVSITIHTSLVALHQPYIKKSIMHYVQSCTPRSSKQWGKLMKNAGSNFTASGSLENMLFGSSAKCAGGNSSKIAHARQVHAEVCGILLGSLEGLQNALSICGSTGALLTPEESSSNSIVGEVAQRIKDLSDIGKKSEAGEEEEWAMGAAHDIARLCAEVTLRWRAFLHHTSDRPHVHHALAARHHALRIKRFSECFFVLDNPRHSLAGCYDSNYQSYQSVGEAARRSRYLALLPPLPVHCIALDGDPHIMPIIFEDRYQDTAEFARRRSFLNSNASKSGSDPFLCTDPLSEDCGCSVSSLMDSRRPSSEASRVTLTLPKAIMDVLEPQFKSPKSSSAGSSVVQATLTITPQKSASGSPKRNIVKQAVLEINKTPQVEITGRNRYIVQNNQISEIQLPPNNAFASCSIQQGQQMSRYSTSTLLDVTKNNNTSRQGKEQSDTNEVFHQKHEITSGVSTLPARHSKSLDQLRVAQMAPLNNSQQMLVKNLRNSSNTSVNYPPKPYLPPQQIKPTTLPRSVTTTAYPTSTTTRCGSKGDDYRRNISEFREKYKNPFNPNIQPPHGINNEVFHNVGYKYDGRTNHNQVYGYTFGNQGTPQVNNIIRNPLEFQRGYSVNLPRPMLPPRNSYPPVSGKNQVTDQTSLVSNKHVHRSNSTHVFHQNMENPQIDIEAARNQLRHELNYYLQKGDWSYDFNTGSLIQNYQKKSSKSSDDSGFVMTLDRSSDGTSKSTYSKTPPSTPHSTMPSVRHKKSRSKESKLNHGTKENSKVNSSRDSLNSHHSIRSRDSGKSDRQCKSDRSTPKSDRGTPRSGKATPKSGAITPRSGLATPKSGRQTPKSGIATPKSGRSSGKPEKRSKHKPSEKMTQLMSEAASSSSSDSIPFELRRLESSASVPYSLDHGPELLRHCRSAASVLDEPNINNTFGSESLPNLAPPPAFESPPLDIADKDFKILPPENFSNKEEKRSRSNSTSSLSEQSGWVSSGRSSGPSTPDNASCQLNQNFPPPVSSTASKVTNDEVDGRKVEGETISDFKRTVLNGDQLRERLLKLAVKVAQANPNEKIECCDKEVCEECTICSDSICTDSQCEYNKLMHSNGIDAGCNSDTCTASCFQQMPANVGKTNQRHNSFSAIQGKSYNCTPKTSNEGMVKKSQTISDNLHPYLRREISPKLSQEPVKSGNPQVKKVLKDRIEYTEKLIAAEIRSLTVDRNCKSHKKSNGSAAAVQKYHNRARSEIDLAHFQAENDYEHLPPPQQFRDAPPPPDEFKDPPTTKSPKLSRQSSKSSTPSKTPRKQSVQPSTLELDNPLYHVCEGIRERRKLRPLQSVTSNGTSSGGTLNKSQSTGELASRNENGNNKEQRESNFISIFGLAESERLFVKCREEFRQSVKYPGAIYSDFTLPVEGSLPYFHISDEYRMFNPEGLHLIICVHGLDGNAADLRLVKTYLELGLPGARLDFLMSERNQGDTFSDFDTMTDRLVQEIITHIQNSNEPARISFVGHSLGTIIIRSALARPQMKPFLGKLHTFLSLSGPHLGTLYNSSGLVNAGMWFMQKWKKSGSLLQLSLRDASDPRRSFLYRLSERSQLHQFKHILLCGSGQDRYVPLHSARLELCKAAAKDTSLLGQAYREMVHNMVSPLASRASSVSVVRYDVQHALPHTASALVGRAAHIAALDSDLFIEKFLLVSAMKYFR, via the exons GCCTTCAGATAATGTACAGGAACGAGGAGGTCACACTGCGAGACATCGTGCATTTTAGAGCGCATTTGCTTG TTGACAGCCGCAACCTAAAAGATTCCTTAGAACGCGCAGAATGGAGCCTCGGCGTAGAGCTCTGGTGCAGCGAGGGCGCCCAGTCCAGCACCCTAGCCCCCGTCTCCTGCCGAGTGCTGAAGCTGCACTTCCAACCCGCGCAGGGCCTGCATTACCACCTGCCTGTGCTGTTCGACTACTTCCATCTCTCAGCTGTTTCCATCACCATCCATACCAGCTTAGTTGCGTTACATCAGCCTTACATCAA GAAAAGCATCATGCATTATGTTCAAAGCTG tACTCCTCGCTCAAGCAAACAATGGGGTAAGCTAATGAAGAACGCCGGTTCAAACTTCACAGCGTCAGGGAGCCTAGAGAACATGCTATTTGGCTCCAGTGCCAAATGCGCCGGCGGGAATTCCAGCAAGATTGCACACGCCAG ACAAGTACATGCGGAAGTATGCGGCATTCTGCTGGGTTCCTTGGAAGGGCTCCAAAACGCACTGTCCATTTGCGGCTCCACTGGCGCGCTGCTGACTCCCGAGGAGTCATCGTCCAACTCCATCGTCGGCGAAGTAGCTCAGCGGATTAAAGACCTCAGCGATATTGGCAAG AAGTCAGAAGCGGGTGAAGAAGAGGAATGGGCGATGGGTGCAGCGCATGACATCGCGCGACTTTGCGCAGAAGTGACATTGCGCTGGCGCGCGTTCTTGCATCACACCTCCGACCGGCCCCACGTGCATCATGCGCTCGCTGCGCGCCACCACGCTTTACG AATCAAACGCTTCTCGGAGTGCTTCTTCGTGCTGGACAACCCGCGGCACTCGCTAGCTGGCTGCTACGACAGCAACTACCAATCGTACCAGAGCGTGGGTGAAGCGGCACGAAGGAGCCGCTATCTAGCATTGCTGCCGCCCCTCCCTGTGCACTGTATCGCGTTGGATGGAGACCCGCATATCATGCCCATCATTTTTGAAGACCG ATACCAGGACACCGCAGAGTTTGCAAGGAGACGTTCATTTTTGAATTCGAATGCGAGTAAATCTGGAAGTG ATCCATTTTTGTGCACAGATCCCCTAAGTGAAGACTGTGGTTGTAGTGTAAGCTCACTTATGGATTCAAGAAGGCCTTCATCAGAGGCATCTCGTGTTACGCTCACTCTACCCAAGGCAATCATGGATGTTCTAGAACCGCAGTTCAAATCACCCAAGTCCAGTAGCGCTGGATCTAGTGTCGTACAAGCCACGCTCACCATTACCCCCCAAAAATCAGCCAGTGGATCGCCCAAGAGGAACATAGTGAAACAAGCTGTACTCGAAATTAACAAAACGCCCCAAGTAGAAATCACTGGACGTAATAGATACATTGTGCAAAATAATCAAATAAGCGAGATCCAGCTGCCGCCTAACAATGCTTTCGCCTCTTGTTCCATTCAACAGGGACAACAGATGTCGAGATACTCCACTTCCACTCTCCTAGATGTAACCAAAAATAACAACACGTCTCGACAAGGAAAAGAGCAGAGTGACACAAACGAGGTGTTCCATCAGAAACATGAAATCACTAGTGGCGTCAGTACACTCCCGGCAAGACACAGCAAGTCACTAGATCAGTTGAGAGTCGCACAAATGGCACCACTTAATAATTCGCAACAGATGCTTGTGAAAAATTTACGAAATAGCTCTAATACCTCAGTAAACTATCCTCCCAAACCATACCTACCGCCACAACAAATTAAACCTACCACTTTACCTCGTAGCGTCACTACCACCGCTTATCCCACCAGCACCACAACCAGATGTGGATCCAAAGGGGATGACTATAGGAGAAATATAAGCGAATTCAGAGAAAAGTACAAAAATCCATTTAATCCTAATATACAACCACCTCACGGAATAAACAATGAAGTATTCCATAACGTAGGATATAAGTACGACGGTCGAACTAATCATAACCAAGTGTACGGTTATACTTTCGGTAATCAGGGTACTCCGCAAGTGAATAATATAATTCGTAATCCTTTAGAATTCCAAAGAGGCTATAGTGTAAATTTACCCCGTCCTATGTTGCCTCCACGTAATTCTTATCCACCGGTTAGTGGTAAAAACCAAGTGACTGATCAGACTAGCTTAGTTTCTAACAAACATGTTCATAGGTCTAACTCTACTCATGTCTTTCATCAAAATATGGAGAACCCGCAAATTGATATCGAAGCGGCTAGGAATCAACTGCGACACGAATTGAACTATTACCTGCAAAAAGGCGACTGGAGCTACGATTTTAACACAGGCAGTTTAATTCAGAACTACCAGAAGAAATCGAGTAAAAGTAGTGATGATAGCGGATTTGTAATGACATTAGACAGAAGCAGTGACGGAACGTCAAAATCAACCTACTCGAAAACCCCACCGTCTACACCACATTCGACAATGCCATCAGTAAGGCATAAGAAAAGCCGGTCTAAAGAATCCAAATTGAATCATGGCACgaaagaaaactcaaaagtaAATTCAAGTCGTGATTCATTGAACAGTCACCATTCTATTAGATCAAGAGACAGTGGTAAGTCAGACCGACAGTGTAAATCGGATCGTAGCACGCCGAAGTCTGATCGAGGAACACCAAGGTCAGGTAAAGCAACTCCCAAATCAGGAGCCATTACCCCCAGATCTGGTTTGGCAACTCCAAAATCAGGACGACAAACACCTAAGTCCGGTATAGCCACACCTAAAAGTGGAAGATCTAGTGGGAAACCAGAAAAGCGTTCAAAGCATAAACCTTCTGAAAAGATGACCCAACTAATGTCTGAAGCCGCGTCATCTTCCAGCAGTGATAGTATACCGTTCGAGTTAAGAAGACTGGAATCATCAGCAAGTGTGCCCTACAGTTTAGATCATGGTCCCGAACTTTTGCGTCACTGCAGAAGTGCGGCTTCTGTATTAGATGAACCCAATATTAATAATACGTTTGGATCTGAATCATTACCCAATTTAGCGCCACCGCCAGCATTCGAATCACCACCACTTGACATCGCCGATAAGGACTTCAAAATATTGCCGCCTGAAAACTTTTCTAATAAAGAGGAAAAGAGAAGCAGAAGCAACTCGACATCAAGCTTAAGTGAACAGAGCGGATGGGTATCTAGTGGGCGTAGTTCTGGACCTTCGACTCCAGATAACGCTAGTTGTCAATTAAACCAAAATTTCCCTCCTCCTGTGAGTTCGACTGCCTCTAAAGTTACCAATGATGAAGTTGATGGTAGAAAAGTTGAAGGTGAAACTATCAGTGATTTCAAAAGAACAGTTCTTAACGGTGATCAACTTAGAGAAAGACTTTTAAAGTTAGCTGTAAAAGTAGCACAGGCCAATCCAAATGAGAAAATTGAATGCTGTGATAAAGAAGTGTGTGAAGAGTGTACAATTTGCAGTGACTCTATTTGCACGGATAGCCAATGTGAATATAACAAACTTATGCATAGTAATGGAATAGATGCTGGTTGTAATTCAGACACATGTACGGCTAGCTGTTTTCAGCAAATGCCAGCAAACGTGGGAAAAACTAACCAAAGACATAATTCTTTTAGTGCTATTCAAGGAAAATCTTACAATTGCACACCTAAAACATCAAATGAGGGGATGGTAAAGAAATCACAAACAATCAGTGATAATTTACATCCATATTTACGACGGGAGATATCCCCAAAGCTGTCACAAGAGCCAGTGAAGTCAGGTAATCCACAAGTGAAGAAAGTATTAAAAGACCGAATCGAATATACTGAAAAACTGATAGCAGCTGAAATCAGAAGTCTGACAGTTGACCGTAATTGCAAAAGCCACAAGAAATCAAACGGATCAGCTGCGGCTGTACAAAAGTATCATAACAGAGCGAGGTCTGAAATCGATCTCGCTCATTTTCAGGCTGAAAATGATTACGAGCATTTACCTCCACCGCAGCAATTTAGAGATGCCCCACCTCCTCCAGATGAATTTAAG GACCCACCAACAACGAAGTCACCAAAATTAAGCAGACAGAGCAGCAAATCGTCTACTCCTTCTAAAACACCTCGAAAACAATCGGTCCAACCGTCAACCCTCGAATTAGACAATCCATTGTACCACGTTTGTGAAG GTATTAGAGAGCGCCGAAAACTTAGACCTCTCCAATCAGTCACCTCGAATGGTACTTCTTCTGGTGGCACGCTGAATAAAAGCCAGAGTACTGGCGAATTAGCCTCTCGAAATGAGAATGGAAATAACAAAG AGCAACGTGAAAGCAACTTCATCAGCATCTTTGGATTAGCGGAATCAGAGCGCCTCTTCGTCAAGTGCAGAGAAGAGTTCAGACAGAGTGTGAAGTATCCAGGTGCCATCTACTCCGACTTCACGCTACCAGTCGAGGGCTCTCTGCCATACTTCCATATTAGTGACGAATACAGGATGTTCAATCCAGAAG GACTGCATTTAATAATCTGCGTGCATGGCCTAGACGGTAACGCAGCAGACCTACGCTTAGTGAAGACGTACCTAGAGTTAGGTTTACCAGGAGCTAGATTAGATTTCCTCATGTCTGAGCGTAATCAAGGAGATACCTTCTCTGATTTCGACACCATGACAGACAG GCTTGTTCAAGAAATTATTACGCATATACAAAACTCTAACGAGCCAGCTCGAATAAGCTTCGTAGGCCACTCTTTGGGCACAATTATCATCAGATCCGCTCTAGCCAGGCCGCAAATGAAGCCATTCCTTGGCAAGCTTCATACTTTCTTGTCTTTGAGCGGACCTCATCTTGGAACGCTGTATAATTCCAGTGGATTAGTCAATGCAG GCATGTGGTTTATGCAAAAATGGAAAAAGTCAGGCTCCCTTCTCCAACTATCACTGCGTGATGCATCCGACCCGCGGCGTTCGTTCCTCTACCGTCTCAGCGAACGCAGTCAACTTCACCAATTCAAGCATATTCTACTCTGCGGATCAGGACAGGATCGCTACGTACCTCTGCATTCAGCTCGGCTTGAGCTCTGTAAAGCGGCGGCGAAGGATACGTCATTGTTGGGACAGGCGTACAGAGAAATG GTCCACAACATGGTCTCTCCACTGGCTTCGCGAGCGTCTTCCGTGTCTGTGGTCCGGTACGACGTGCAACACGCATTGCCCCACACCGCTAGCGCATTAGTCGGCCGAGCCGCACACATCGCCGCTCTCGACTCTGATCTGTTCATCGAGAAGTTCCTGCTAGTGTCTGCTATGAAGTATTTCCGATAG